One genomic segment of Borreliella mayonii includes these proteins:
- a CDS encoding complement regulator-acquiring protein, with protein sequence MKKNTIWKILKLFQVTLLFSCSFYSKSNNTEATRELQTNPIEVKNSGIKKNIQNLQQSQLLKNEKEEIIKKIAQEFDENEKLINKIGPNIEMFAQNINTDIQKIEPIDKFGVNKTTFPENQDMYIDFMLKDNRFRRLFYSSLNYDENKIKKLATILAQTSSSNGYHYELIGSIFWTGFKIQEAFENTVNLLTKNEQRRLIFNYRTKTVKEIQENFEKLIQERNSWIKAVDNIIDEYDKNIAGCKADGKILGEVIRARHQYKLNSNESMQILTNIEAPLKTCCDHIHY encoded by the coding sequence TTGAAAAAAAACACAATTTGGAAAATATTGAAACTGTTTCAAGTAACTTTACTGTTCTCATGCTCTTTTTATTCTAAATCAAACAACACAGAAGCAACAAGAGAATTACAAACAAACCCTATTGAAGTTAAAAACTCTGGAATTAAGAAAAATATTCAAAACTTACAACAAAGCCAGCTCTTGAAAAATGAAAAAGAAGAAATAATTAAAAAAATTGCACAAGAATTTGATGAGAATGAAAAATTAATTAACAAAATAGGACCAAATATCGAAATGTTTGCTCAAAACATAAATACAGATATTCAAAAAATCGAACCTATTGATAAATTTGGAGTAAACAAAACCACATTCCCAGAAAATCAAGACATGTATATTGATTTCATGTTAAAAGACAATCGGTTTAGAAGATTATTTTACTCATCTTTAAATTATGATGAAAATAAAATCAAAAAATTAGCAACAATACTCGCACAAACATCAAGCTCAAATGGCTACCATTACGAACTTATTGGTTCAATTTTTTGGACAGGATTTAAAATCCAAGAAGCATTTGAAAACACCGTTAATCTTTTAACTAAAAACGAGCAAAGACGCCTAATATTCAATTATAGAACAAAAACAGTAAAAGAAATTCAAGAAAATTTTGAAAAACTAATACAAGAAAGAAATTCATGGATAAAAGCCGTAGACAACATTATTGACGAATATGACAAAAACATAGCGGGATGCAAAGCTGATGGAAAAATTCTAGGAGAAGTAATAAGGGCCAGACACCAATATAAATTAAACTCAAATGAAAGTATGCAAATTTTAACAAACATTGAAGCACCGCTAAAAACCTGTTGTGACCACATACACTACTAA
- a CDS encoding complement regulator-acquiring protein, whose protein sequence is MAKNKLNKIKLNIIAAILTLICISCAVNPIGSKVNSRTDIKENTENFENESGDLEPLKQKSQEETTISKLKALGKKMEAQKNEENAEIAKLTGVNLIDNLGIYPMYYGKNKKDEKAEEPEKDSETKFTVVSEEIQKNEKLQIERMIYSSLNYETDKINKLKEILETLKGKDEHENIAISLLYTTLDIQEQLDDYLELIKQDNLNTLSEKELQELLINVEFDLTLKEKFKKTLAKTVNEVSKTIQEIKDYYLEQKIRGLLDNSKITEIEDAVKKDYIISHITENYQIFNHSTQSIEFKQNKLNELKAII, encoded by the coding sequence TTGGCAAAAAATAAACTAAATAAAATCAAACTTAATATCATTGCAGCAATATTAACTTTAATTTGCATTTCATGTGCTGTTAATCCAATTGGCTCCAAAGTCAACAGCCGAACCGATATAAAAGAAAATACAGAGAATTTTGAAAATGAATCTGGAGACCTGGAGCCTTTAAAACAGAAATCTCAAGAAGAAACTACAATCTCAAAATTAAAAGCACTTGGCAAGAAAATGGAAGCTCAAAAAAATGAAGAAAATGCAGAAATAGCTAAACTTACTGGGGTTAATTTAATAGATAATCTTGGAATCTATCCTATGTATTATGGGAAAAATAAAAAAGATGAAAAAGCTGAAGAGCCTGAAAAAGACTCAGAAACTAAATTTACTGTAGTAAGTGAAGAAATTCAAAAAAATGAAAAACTACAAATAGAAAGAATGATTTATTCATCTTTAAATTACGAAACAGACAAAATAAATAAATTAAAAGAAATTCTTGAAACACTTAAAGGAAAAGATGAGCACGAAAATATAGCTATATCACTACTTTACACAACACTAGACATTCAAGAGCAACTAGACGACTATTTAGAATTAATAAAACAAGATAACTTAAACACTCTAAGCGAAAAAGAATTACAAGAACTACTAATAAATGTAGAGTTTGATTTAACACTAAAAGAAAAGTTTAAAAAAACTTTGGCAAAAACTGTTAATGAAGTTTCTAAAACAATTCAAGAAATCAAAGATTATTACTTAGAACAAAAAATTAGAGGTCTTCTGGATAATTCAAAAATTACAGAAATTGAAGATGCTGTAAAGAAAGATTACATAATAAGCCACATAACTGAAAATTACCAAATATTTAATCATTCTACTCAAAGTATTGAATTTAAACAAAACAAATTAAATGAATTAAAAGCAATAATTTAA
- a CDS encoding OMS28 family porin — MTKIFSNLIINGLLFGFVNLNVFADSNNVNILKSQSNVSEQPDQKDDEKLDQKDGEKLDQKDGEKLDQKDQVNQALDTINKVAEDVSNKLEVVRESSLELVESNDAEMVKKFLGSISLISDVAKGAVVASQEATLVAKCSGMVAEDANKVVEMSKKAVQETQKAVSVASEATFLIEKQIMSNKSPNNKELELTKEEFAKVEQVKEILIASERALDETVQEAQKVLNMVNGLNPSNKDQAVAKKDVTNAISNVVKVAQGARDLAKVMTISLYMR, encoded by the coding sequence ATGACTAAAATATTTAGTAATTTAATAATTAATGGATTATTGTTTGGATTTGTAAATTTAAATGTGTTTGCAGATTCTAACAATGTAAATATTCTTAAGTCTCAATCCAATGTTTCAGAACAGCCAGATCAAAAAGATGACGAAAAATTAGATCAAAAAGATGGCGAAAAATTAGATCAAAAAGATGGCGAAAAATTAGATCAAAAAGATCAGGTTAATCAAGCTCTAGATACTATTAATAAAGTAGCAGAAGATGTTTCTAATAAATTAGAGGTAGTTAGAGAATCATCTCTTGAGTTAGTAGAATCAAATGATGCAGAGATGGTTAAAAAGTTTTTGGGTTCAATATCTTTGATCTCAGATGTTGCTAAAGGGGCTGTTGTTGCATCACAAGAAGCAACGCTTGTGGCAAAGTGTTCAGGAATGGTTGCTGAGGATGCAAATAAGGTTGTTGAAATGTCTAAAAAAGCTGTTCAAGAAACCCAAAAAGCTGTTTCTGTTGCTAGTGAAGCAACATTTTTAATAGAAAAGCAAATAATGTCAAATAAATCTCCAAATAATAAAGAATTGGAGCTAACAAAAGAAGAATTTGCTAAAGTAGAGCAAGTTAAAGAAATTTTAATAGCTTCTGAAAGGGCTTTGGATGAAACAGTTCAAGAGGCCCAAAAAGTTTTAAATATGGTTAATGGTTTAAATCCGTCAAATAAGGATCAAGCAGTAGCAAAAAAAGATGTTACAAATGCTATTTCTAATGTTGTTAAGGTAGCTCAAGGCGCAAGAGATCTTGCAAAAGTAATGACTATTTCTTTATATATGAGATAG